From the Chloroflexota bacterium genome, one window contains:
- a CDS encoding sulfurtransferase FdhD, whose protein sequence is MRKRAMMTKTVAIGRVTGGRLRAAKDAATTEEPLEIRVVTRGKGGRQAHSVAVTMRTPGHDAELAAGFLLTEGIIGGGGAIEEVTEALPGDAKLPVLRMRSEPLPFEDDNVIHVCLKAGVPFDPRLLTRNFYMTSSCGVCGKASLDALRVRGVQPIAGKGPIVGASVISGLGERLVKAQSVFRRTGGLHAAALFDAKGRLLALREDVGRHNAMDKLIGSYVLKGTALPEGSIAVLSGRASWELMQKALAARIAMVVAVGAPSSLAIELAREFKMTLVGFARGESFNIYAGAERIAVKV, encoded by the coding sequence ATGCGTAAGAGGGCCATGATGACGAAGACGGTGGCGATAGGCCGCGTGACGGGCGGGCGGCTGCGCGCGGCCAAGGATGCGGCGACGACGGAGGAGCCGCTGGAGATCCGGGTGGTGACGCGAGGGAAGGGAGGGCGGCAGGCGCATAGCGTGGCGGTGACGATGCGGACGCCAGGGCATGATGCCGAGCTTGCCGCAGGATTTCTGCTCACGGAGGGGATCATCGGCGGAGGGGGAGCCATCGAAGAGGTGACGGAGGCGCTGCCGGGCGATGCGAAACTTCCGGTGCTGCGGATGCGGAGTGAGCCGCTCCCTTTTGAGGATGACAACGTCATCCACGTGTGCCTGAAGGCTGGGGTGCCGTTCGATCCGCGCTTGCTGACGCGCAATTTCTATATGACGTCCAGCTGCGGGGTGTGCGGGAAGGCATCGCTCGATGCGCTGCGGGTACGGGGAGTGCAACCGATTGCGGGCAAGGGGCCGATCGTGGGAGCTTCGGTCATCTCCGGGCTTGGCGAGAGGTTGGTAAAGGCGCAGTCGGTCTTCCGGAGGACGGGGGGACTGCACGCGGCGGCGCTCTTTGATGCCAAGGGCAGGCTGTTGGCCCTCCGTGAAGACGTGGGGCGGCACAATGCGATGGACAAGCTGATCGGCTCGTATGTGCTGAAGGGGACGGCGCTGCCGGAGGGGTCCATCGCCGTTCTAAGCGGACGCGCGAGCTGGGAGCTGATGCAGAAGGCGCTGGCGGCGCGGATCGCGATGGTTGTGGCGGTGGGCGCGCCCTCCAGCCTGGCGATCGAGCTGGCGCGGGAGTTCAAGATGACGCTGGTTGGGTTCGCGCGGGGCGAAAGCTTCAATATCTATGCCGGGGCGGAGCGGATCGCGGTGAAGGTCTAG